The Planococcus donghaensis genome contains a region encoding:
- the prsW gene encoding glutamic-type intramembrane protease PrsW, giving the protein MIILLTVAIAPGLALFSYFYLRDQFAGEPSKLLLQSFVYGAVLTFPILFVQYVFEAEGVFTNNFIQNVVFSSVIEEFFKWLVLLIAVYRHVDFEDPYDGILYGVSVSLGFATIENILYLLEFGLQTAFLRAFLPVSSHALFGVVMGYYFGKAKFSKSNTRKRWICWAIVSSVILHLSYNTSLYIYDNIVYGAIPFMLFLWWFGLRKAKQAHQLSLSHYNDQNSSGQSED; this is encoded by the coding sequence ATGATCATTTTACTAACAGTAGCAATAGCCCCTGGCCTAGCGCTTTTTAGTTATTTTTATTTGCGCGATCAATTTGCTGGCGAACCGTCAAAACTCCTTTTACAAAGTTTTGTATATGGGGCTGTTTTAACATTCCCGATTCTTTTTGTTCAATATGTCTTTGAGGCTGAAGGTGTTTTTACAAATAATTTTATTCAAAATGTAGTATTTTCTAGTGTTATTGAAGAATTTTTTAAGTGGTTAGTATTATTAATTGCTGTTTATCGCCACGTAGACTTTGAGGATCCGTATGATGGAATTTTGTACGGAGTGAGCGTTTCTCTCGGGTTTGCAACGATCGAAAACATATTATATTTACTAGAATTCGGCTTACAAACAGCGTTTCTACGTGCTTTTTTGCCCGTGTCCAGTCATGCACTTTTCGGAGTAGTAATGGGTTATTATTTTGGGAAAGCGAAGTTTAGCAAAAGTAACACAAGGAAACGCTGGATTTGTTGGGCGATTGTTAGCTCAGTAATTCTTCATCTTTCGTATAACACGAGTTTATACATATACGATAATATTGTGTACGGTGCGATTCCGTTCATGCTTTTTTTATGGTGGTTTGGCCTACGAAAAGCAAAGCAAGCGCATCAACTTTCGTTGTCACATTATAACGATCAAAATTCGTCAGGACAATCAGAAGATTAA
- a CDS encoding asparaginase encodes MKKKVSLITTGGTIASREISNGLLKSGAISGEELAKLCQLPEEIEVKVVDVFQLPSMHIGFEQMMGIRQAVLKELQDPEVEGVVVTHGTDTLEETAYFLDLTIDDDRTVVITGSQRSPEEVGTDVYSNLQNSIYVAVDPNLRGIGAVVVFNERIYSAKYVKKVHASNLQGFDSFGHGYLGIIDNDTVRIYQKPVIHEVHKVKNELPRVDIIKCHSGQDGFLIDQLVAGPSKGIILEAAGRGQVSPHMTDSIDRAIKRGIPVILTTSAEEGNTYPAYSYPGSAHDLLTRGVILGSDYDSKKARIKLAVLLSTQNLIQANAFER; translated from the coding sequence ATGAAGAAAAAAGTGTCATTAATTACAACTGGGGGAACAATTGCCAGTCGAGAAATCTCAAATGGACTGTTAAAGTCAGGAGCAATTTCAGGTGAAGAATTAGCTAAGCTATGTCAGCTTCCAGAAGAAATCGAAGTTAAGGTTGTGGATGTTTTCCAGTTGCCGAGTATGCATATTGGCTTTGAACAAATGATGGGGATTAGACAGGCAGTACTTAAAGAGTTACAAGACCCTGAAGTAGAAGGAGTTGTTGTAACGCATGGAACAGATACATTAGAAGAAACAGCTTATTTTTTGGATTTAACGATAGATGATGATCGTACAGTTGTTATCACGGGCTCTCAGCGATCTCCAGAAGAAGTGGGGACAGATGTTTACTCTAACCTGCAGAATTCTATATACGTAGCTGTAGACCCAAACCTACGCGGAATTGGAGCTGTTGTTGTATTTAATGAGCGTATTTACAGCGCTAAATACGTTAAAAAAGTTCATGCTAGTAATTTACAAGGTTTTGACTCATTTGGGCACGGTTATCTTGGGATTATTGATAACGATACGGTGCGTATTTATCAAAAGCCTGTAATACATGAAGTACATAAAGTGAAAAACGAATTGCCTCGTGTGGATATTATTAAATGTCATTCTGGCCAAGATGGATTTTTGATCGATCAGCTAGTGGCTGGACCTTCAAAAGGCATTATTTTAGAAGCGGCAGGTAGAGGACAAGTTTCTCCGCATATGACAGATTCGATTGATCGAGCGATAAAGCGGGGAATTCCCGTCATTTTAACAACTAGTGCTGAAGAAGGAAATACGTATCCGGCATATAGTTATCCAGGCAGCGCTCATGATTTGTTAACGCGTGGTGTAATTCTTGGGAGCGATTATGATAGCAAAAAAGCACGTATTAAGCTTGCAGTGTTGTTGTCTACTCAAAACTTGATCCAAGCAAATGCTTTTGAAAGATAA
- a CDS encoding YpdA family putative bacillithiol disulfide reductase, whose amino-acid sequence MEYVDALIIGGGPCGLSAAIELQKKGLKTIVIEKGNIVNAIFNYPTHQTFFSTSEKLSIGDVPFIVEGRKPKRNQALVYYREVVKRSGIQVRPFETVEQVEKENLFKVTTSKEQYQAKYVVAATGYYDQPNKLEVEGANSPKVMHYFKEAHPYFDQDVLVIGGKNSAVDAALALHKAGSRVTVSYHGTSYSKSIKPWILPEFDGLVRKGEITMLFDSMVDRIKDETVELTVNDQKETIPNQFVFAMIGYHPDHTFLTSMGISIDPVSGRPTFNEETMETNVSDLYIAGVIAAGNNANEIFIENGRFHGQQIAEAIAKKEGTV is encoded by the coding sequence ATGGAATATGTAGATGCTCTTATTATCGGAGGCGGCCCGTGCGGATTGTCGGCTGCGATTGAATTGCAAAAAAAGGGGCTTAAAACGATAGTAATTGAAAAAGGAAATATTGTTAATGCGATTTTCAATTACCCTACTCACCAAACTTTTTTCAGTACAAGCGAAAAACTGTCGATAGGTGACGTTCCTTTTATTGTCGAAGGTCGTAAGCCAAAGCGTAACCAAGCTCTAGTATATTACCGAGAAGTTGTTAAAAGAAGTGGGATTCAAGTCCGTCCTTTCGAAACGGTAGAACAGGTTGAAAAGGAAAATCTTTTTAAAGTCACGACCTCAAAAGAACAATATCAAGCAAAATACGTAGTCGCTGCAACGGGATATTATGATCAACCGAATAAACTCGAAGTAGAGGGCGCAAATTCACCAAAAGTAATGCATTATTTTAAAGAGGCTCACCCTTATTTTGATCAAGATGTCTTGGTGATTGGTGGCAAAAACTCAGCAGTAGACGCGGCATTGGCTTTGCACAAAGCTGGAAGCAGAGTGACTGTGTCTTATCATGGAACAAGTTATTCTAAAAGCATTAAACCGTGGATCTTACCGGAATTTGATGGGTTAGTTAGAAAAGGTGAAATCACGATGTTATTTGATTCAATGGTTGATCGTATTAAAGACGAAACGGTTGAGTTAACGGTCAATGATCAAAAAGAAACGATTCCCAATCAATTTGTATTTGCAATGATTGGTTATCATCCCGATCATACGTTTTTAACCTCTATGGGCATTTCAATCGATCCTGTATCTGGAAGACCCACTTTTAATGAGGAAACGATGGAAACCAATGTAAGTGATTTATACATTGCGGGTGTTATAGCGGCAGGTAATAATGCGAACGAAATCTTTATTGAAAATGGACGCTTTCATGGACAGCAAATTGCGGAAGCTATTGCAAAAAAAGAAGGCACAGTTTAA
- a CDS encoding metallophosphoesterase, producing MKYLMRIGLAAVALLLHMGRNAFSEKLVQKTIELPTYKAFKPFNLLFIADVHRRRIKAELIDFQVDVIVIGGDLVEKGVPLERVAENIKNLRAHAPVYFVWGNNDREVSEDALRKIFVQHDVVVLDDKSVSLFNNPQLRLVGLDHFAYKPDGLKNAFSEVTEQDTVVFVSHTPFDFWKIKRPYSAQLLLAGHTHGGQIRIGPFGMFKKGSIKYKNNRIELITNGFGTTTLHLRLGAPAEYHLLTIIPETKVDE from the coding sequence ATGAAATATTTAATGCGAATTGGATTGGCGGCAGTTGCACTTCTTCTCCACATGGGACGAAATGCCTTTTCAGAAAAACTAGTACAAAAAACAATTGAACTTCCTACGTACAAAGCATTTAAACCGTTTAATTTACTTTTTATCGCTGATGTTCATCGCAGACGTATAAAAGCGGAGTTAATCGATTTCCAAGTGGATGTCATTGTTATCGGAGGAGATCTAGTTGAAAAAGGCGTGCCTCTTGAACGAGTAGCCGAAAACATCAAAAATTTGCGCGCTCATGCTCCTGTTTATTTTGTCTGGGGAAATAATGACCGAGAAGTAAGCGAAGATGCGCTTAGAAAGATTTTTGTTCAACATGATGTGGTGGTGTTAGATGATAAATCTGTTTCCCTCTTTAATAATCCACAGTTGAGGTTGGTGGGACTAGATCATTTTGCATATAAACCGGACGGATTAAAAAACGCTTTTAGCGAAGTAACAGAACAAGATACGGTAGTATTTGTTTCACATACCCCTTTTGACTTTTGGAAGATAAAAAGACCATATTCAGCCCAATTGCTGCTTGCTGGTCACACTCATGGTGGTCAAATTCGAATAGGGCCTTTTGGGATGTTCAAAAAAGGTTCGATAAAATATAAAAACAATCGAATCGAGTTGATTACAAATGGATTTGGTACTACGACATTACACCTTAGACTCGGTGCACCGGCTGAATATCATTTACTAACAATCATTCCTGAAACAAAAGTGGATGAATAA
- a CDS encoding HPP family protein: MFVKSVMVKREKCYTVKLEDSVKVGFDLLEKHTIDALPVVDGTEYKGIFTWYHAYRAFFYSGKTKEEFVSTTKVADVIVNQDVYLTINDVYEKALVELNDFPIIAVVENDQFLGIVTRFDIVNQLQSAFGIDKPGYRITFTSVESEGRIGRLGEIIEKYKESVISLVTFDETNKMVRRIVLKVEKKDNINRFVKELEKSGFRVLDIAEDE; this comes from the coding sequence ATGTTTGTTAAAAGCGTAATGGTAAAAAGAGAGAAATGTTATACAGTGAAATTAGAGGATTCAGTAAAAGTTGGTTTCGATTTGTTGGAAAAACACACAATCGATGCTTTACCTGTAGTAGACGGAACGGAATACAAAGGAATTTTTACTTGGTATCATGCCTATCGTGCATTTTTCTATTCAGGAAAAACGAAAGAAGAGTTTGTTAGCACAACTAAAGTGGCTGATGTAATTGTTAACCAAGATGTTTACTTAACGATAAATGATGTTTACGAAAAAGCATTAGTAGAACTAAATGATTTTCCTATTATTGCAGTAGTTGAAAATGATCAATTTTTAGGAATTGTTACTCGCTTTGACATCGTTAACCAATTGCAAAGTGCATTTGGGATTGATAAACCAGGATACCGAATTACTTTTACTTCAGTAGAGTCAGAAGGTCGAATTGGTCGACTAGGAGAAATAATTGAGAAATACAAAGAATCTGTAATTTCCTTAGTTACTTTTGATGAAACAAATAAAATGGTTCGACGTATTGTATTAAAGGTTGAGAAAAAAGATAATATTAATCGTTTTGTTAAAGAACTTGAGAAATCAGGCTTCCGAGTATTGGATATTGCAGAAGACGAATAG
- a CDS encoding LysM peptidoglycan-binding domain-containing protein → MGNHSYHESIEKNRQEISVDDKSALSRAAQRQAQKPKAKKSKSLLMPALFFIFILIPVSLLIYVAFFFEPDDSLTAKPTENEVSFEMNSQPSSAAIAAAEKEEKEKAEAEKAKADAEAKAEKAKADAEAKAEKEKSDEQAKADAKAKEEADAKAEADAQAKKEADAKAKAEADAKAKEEADKKEEVPSASGKTYVVQPGETLYRIAVNNYGAAGAAAAVEKIKQANGLGSNSISPGQSLTLP, encoded by the coding sequence ATGGGGAATCATAGTTATCATGAGTCGATTGAGAAGAATCGGCAAGAAATTTCAGTAGACGATAAATCAGCGTTGTCTAGAGCAGCTCAAAGACAAGCCCAAAAGCCTAAAGCTAAAAAAAGCAAAAGTCTTTTGATGCCTGCGTTATTTTTTATCTTTATATTAATACCAGTTTCTTTGTTGATTTATGTAGCTTTCTTTTTTGAACCCGACGATTCATTGACAGCCAAACCTACAGAAAATGAAGTGAGTTTCGAAATGAATTCCCAGCCTTCTAGTGCTGCCATTGCTGCTGCCGAAAAAGAAGAAAAAGAAAAGGCAGAAGCGGAAAAAGCAAAAGCAGATGCTGAAGCAAAAGCTGAAAAAGCAAAAGCAGATGCTGAAGCAAAAGCTGAAAAAGAGAAATCCGATGAACAAGCAAAAGCGGATGCAAAAGCAAAAGAAGAAGCAGATGCGAAAGCGGAAGCCGATGCTCAAGCTAAAAAAGAAGCGGATGCAAAAGCAAAAGCGGAAGCCGATGCAAAAGCAAAAGAAGAAGCTGATAAAAAAGAAGAAGTGCCAAGTGCTTCAGGCAAAACTTATGTGGTGCAACCTGGAGAAACATTATATCGAATCGCTGTTAATAATTACGGGGCAGCAGGAGCAGCTGCGGCTGTAGAAAAAATTAAACAAGCCAATGGTTTAGGATCAAATAGCATTAGCCCAGGGCAAAGCTTAACATTACCTTAG
- a CDS encoding RecQ family ATP-dependent DNA helicase yields MNLEELLYSTYGFSSFRPGQKEIIEQVIAGEDVIALLPTGMGKSICYQLPAKILPDSVLIVSPLLSLMQDQVAQLKKMGEKSVVAINSFLKPEDKDRIMTNLSSYKFIFISPEMLVQSFIKKKLREIRVSLLVADEAHCISQWGFDFRPDYLRISEILPILKFPQVLALTATATDKVTEEIKEYLALIKPYVYSHPMDRKNIVYDIKKFEDSGEKLEFLKTFIQKFKGPGIIYAGTRKKSQELSMLLTEQGISSAYYHGGMEHQDRVFIQQQFQNGEVEWICSTNAFGMGVHIPNIRQVIHFQVPTSIEGYVQEVGRAGRDGLPALATLLYARGDEALLESLVMDDLPTQHEIEAVFNNGPSATHLIDQGIVRETAFRVIAYWMTKLPLEGVTNQIELLRKGKWQQASKIRELISRDGCLRRYIIGSFDQELITKPDNCCVNDGIDYSVFEAYSYSEKKAIPLDWQDRLSVILPI; encoded by the coding sequence ATGAATTTGGAGGAGTTACTATATTCAACTTACGGTTTTTCTTCTTTTCGACCAGGGCAAAAAGAAATTATTGAACAAGTAATAGCTGGGGAAGACGTAATTGCGTTATTGCCAACTGGCATGGGAAAATCCATTTGTTATCAATTGCCAGCGAAAATTTTGCCGGATAGTGTCTTGATTGTTTCGCCTTTACTTTCCTTAATGCAAGACCAAGTAGCGCAACTAAAAAAAATGGGCGAAAAGTCAGTTGTGGCCATTAACTCTTTTTTAAAACCAGAAGACAAAGACCGAATTATGACCAACCTTAGCTCTTATAAATTTATATTTATATCTCCGGAAATGTTAGTTCAGTCGTTTATTAAAAAAAAATTACGAGAAATACGAGTTTCTTTATTAGTAGCTGACGAAGCACATTGTATTTCTCAATGGGGATTCGATTTTAGGCCAGATTATTTACGGATCTCTGAAATATTGCCAATTTTAAAATTTCCACAAGTTTTGGCATTAACCGCCACTGCTACTGACAAAGTTACTGAAGAAATAAAAGAGTATTTAGCACTTATCAAACCTTATGTGTATAGCCATCCGATGGACAGAAAAAATATTGTCTACGATATTAAAAAATTTGAAGATAGTGGTGAAAAGCTCGAGTTTTTAAAAACATTTATTCAGAAGTTTAAAGGTCCTGGAATTATTTATGCCGGAACTAGAAAAAAGTCCCAAGAGTTATCTATGCTTTTAACAGAACAAGGCATTTCATCTGCGTATTACCATGGAGGCATGGAACATCAGGATCGAGTTTTCATTCAACAGCAATTTCAAAATGGGGAAGTCGAGTGGATTTGTTCAACCAATGCTTTTGGTATGGGTGTCCACATTCCGAATATTCGACAAGTTATCCATTTTCAAGTGCCAACTTCCATTGAAGGGTATGTACAGGAAGTGGGAAGAGCGGGAAGAGATGGTCTTCCTGCTTTAGCCACGCTTCTTTATGCCCGAGGAGATGAAGCCTTGCTTGAAAGTTTAGTGATGGATGATTTACCCACCCAACATGAAATAGAAGCAGTATTTAATAATGGACCATCAGCAACACATTTAATCGATCAAGGAATTGTAAGAGAAACAGCGTTTCGTGTCATCGCTTACTGGATGACGAAGTTACCACTAGAGGGTGTCACAAATCAAATAGAACTGCTAAGAAAAGGTAAATGGCAGCAAGCATCGAAAATTCGTGAGTTGATTTCACGAGACGGTTGTTTGCGTCGTTATATTATCGGTTCATTTGATCAGGAACTTATAACCAAGCCTGACAATTGTTGTGTGAATGATGGAATTGATTATAGTGTGTTTGAGGCGTATTCTTATTCTGAAAAAAAGGCAATACCGCTTGATTGGCAAGATCGTTTAAGTGTAATATTACCTATATAA
- a CDS encoding helix-turn-helix domain-containing protein, translating into MLFSELILAIMKPVNRQRTISSPYHLIKGKKSGQTIQDIGYFGLYPYFGVLPKLDKKAYDHVVQSLFSQGYLRANEQVIELTEKALNANVADSPLNGWKYRGNENLFFNRLSLIVQTLSHVSQSVKTFDPIVNNEDIQIWVKNYLQQIHFRDLAIVQAFKKELITTLTDSNISETHKLIITERLTGFGLSGLTWQQMATSKKLTVLDVQLMMAEALHGWMAEIEKSKSPLLLGLMEGVIQQSSLTATAQRTEKLFERGFSLEQIASLRQLKTSTIEDHVVELAMNDPYFNFQSFMSQELYKAIISESRRQQSKRLRDIKEHLPDASYFQIRLALSIKEENQ; encoded by the coding sequence TTGTTATTTAGTGAACTCATTTTGGCCATTATGAAGCCCGTTAATCGGCAGCGGACCATCTCTTCCCCTTATCATTTAATAAAAGGAAAGAAGTCCGGACAAACGATACAGGATATTGGCTATTTTGGCCTTTATCCTTATTTTGGCGTATTGCCTAAACTGGATAAGAAAGCCTATGACCATGTGGTTCAGAGCTTATTTTCGCAAGGGTATTTACGAGCTAATGAACAGGTAATCGAACTTACTGAAAAAGCGTTAAATGCAAATGTTGCCGACTCCCCCTTGAATGGCTGGAAATACCGTGGCAATGAAAATCTCTTTTTCAATCGATTGTCACTAATTGTTCAAACTTTATCCCATGTGAGTCAATCCGTAAAAACTTTTGACCCGATTGTTAATAACGAAGATATACAAATATGGGTCAAAAACTATTTACAGCAGATTCACTTTCGTGATCTAGCAATAGTCCAGGCATTTAAAAAAGAACTCATCACTACTTTAACCGATTCGAATATTTCTGAAACACATAAATTGATCATTACGGAACGCTTAACAGGCTTTGGTTTGAGTGGTTTAACGTGGCAACAAATGGCGACGTCTAAGAAACTAACTGTGTTAGACGTACAATTGATGATGGCAGAAGCCCTACATGGCTGGATGGCAGAAATAGAAAAATCTAAATCCCCGTTACTTCTGGGCTTGATGGAAGGCGTTATCCAGCAGTCTTCGTTAACAGCAACTGCACAACGTACTGAAAAACTATTTGAAAGAGGTTTTTCTTTAGAACAAATTGCTTCATTACGTCAGTTGAAAACCAGTACGATTGAAGATCATGTGGTTGAGCTTGCCATGAATGACCCGTATTTTAATTTTCAATCATTTATGAGTCAAGAACTGTATAAAGCAATCATTAGCGAAAGTCGACGCCAGCAGTCGAAAAGGTTGCGAGACATTAAAGAGCATTTACCCGATGCGAGCTATTTTCAAATACGCCTTGCGTTATCGATTAAGGAGGAAAATCAATGA
- a CDS encoding ferredoxin encodes MAKYTIVDKDTCIACGACGAAAPDIYDYDDEGIAFVILDNNMGTEQVPDELEEDMEDAFEGCPTDSIKVADTSFEGDPLKYED; translated from the coding sequence ATGGCTAAGTATACCATTGTTGACAAGGATACTTGCATCGCTTGTGGTGCTTGTGGTGCTGCTGCACCCGACATTTACGATTACGATGACGAAGGAATCGCGTTTGTTATTTTAGATAATAACATGGGAACAGAACAAGTTCCAGATGAACTCGAAGAAGACATGGAAGATGCATTTGAAGGCTGTCCAACAGACTCAATCAAAGTCGCAGATACATCTTTCGAAGGCGATCCTTTAAAATACGAAGACTGA
- a CDS encoding ECF transporter S component, whose translation MKNKKLQTMIAIGMLSSISFILMLFNFPLPALPAFLKVDFSDVPALIAAVTMGPVAGILVAFFKNVLDWLFAGSPTGVPVGHMANFVTSLLFILPVYFIYQKVATKKGMAFGLTIGTLSMAIGMSILNYFVFLPMYTYFLNMPPTTGDALFGMIVLGILPFNIIKGVLLTAVVLLMFSSMHTWIEKQRTYYLS comes from the coding sequence ATGAAGAACAAAAAGTTACAAACAATGATCGCGATTGGGATGTTAAGCAGTATTTCTTTTATATTGATGCTTTTTAACTTTCCACTACCTGCACTTCCTGCTTTTTTGAAAGTAGATTTTAGTGATGTACCTGCTTTAATCGCCGCTGTTACAATGGGGCCAGTTGCAGGGATTTTAGTAGCTTTCTTTAAAAACGTGTTAGATTGGTTGTTTGCAGGTAGTCCAACAGGAGTTCCAGTTGGCCATATGGCAAATTTCGTAACAAGCTTGTTATTTATTTTGCCAGTTTATTTTATCTATCAAAAAGTGGCAACTAAAAAAGGTATGGCTTTTGGATTAACGATCGGAACATTGTCGATGGCAATCGGTATGAGTATTTTAAATTATTTTGTTTTCCTACCGATGTACACCTATTTCCTTAACATGCCACCAACAACTGGTGACGCATTATTCGGAATGATTGTTTTAGGAATACTCCCTTTTAACATAATCAAAGGTGTTCTTTTAACCGCAGTAGTCTTGCTTATGTTCAGTAGCATGCACACATGGATCGAAAAACAAAGAACCTACTATTTATCATAA
- a CDS encoding RNA polymerase sigma factor SigX, whose protein sequence is MKDSVFHRLYDAYHQDVFQFLIYLVKNRHLAEDLMQEVYIRAFRAYDRFEGRSSEKTWLFSIAKNVAIDHFRKAAVRSKHSMEYFDWETQQLVSSEKLPEEVSLLNEDKIFLYKALDSCTGDQKMVVIMRFFQDLSIAETAEVLAWTEGKVKTTQHRAIKALREKLIAREGGDENAE, encoded by the coding sequence TTGAAGGACTCCGTTTTCCACCGGCTGTACGATGCATATCACCAAGATGTTTTTCAATTTTTAATTTATCTGGTGAAAAACAGGCACCTAGCAGAAGATTTGATGCAAGAAGTTTATATTCGTGCTTTTCGCGCTTATGATCGATTTGAAGGCAGAAGCTCTGAGAAAACGTGGCTTTTTTCAATTGCGAAAAATGTGGCCATTGATCATTTCCGGAAAGCAGCAGTTCGCTCAAAACATTCGATGGAATATTTTGATTGGGAAACACAGCAGTTAGTTTCATCAGAAAAACTTCCAGAAGAAGTTTCGTTGTTAAACGAAGATAAAATATTTTTATACAAGGCATTAGACAGCTGTACAGGAGATCAAAAAATGGTCGTAATTATGCGTTTTTTTCAGGACTTGTCAATTGCGGAAACCGCAGAAGTACTAGCGTGGACTGAAGGGAAAGTGAAGACTACCCAGCACCGTGCCATTAAAGCTTTGCGTGAAAAATTAATAGCTAGGGAAGGGGGAGATGAAAATGCCGAATAA
- a CDS encoding ATP-binding protein: MNRIWNSVVGKLWITILLLVSFVLFIVTVLLLEFLGNYHSQTVEEALNSEANMIANIFNEHEEVVNSLEIIGDIIGAETNAVIAEEPYESSYYIHDGLNGAKTREEILNEPVFQKVFESDETVMKEMLLPSLTDQNRLESYIVLASPLKTGEEEHGVVFIYQSLEVMDRTAERTTNIVFLSAFIALLLTTFFAFFLSSRITSPLRKMREGAFELAKGNFDTKVKATSSDEIGQLASAFNQMGRQLKHHVEVINQEKEQLSSILTSMADAVITFNQDKTILLSNPPAEKLLKQWTIKSGSAETQSLPAEMLHMLDHVIGLQEEIEEELEIEGAYYAINFSPLYSGESIRGAVAVLHNMTEQHRLEKLREDFIANVSHELRTPIAMLQGYSEAILDDVGATEEERREMTKIIYEESQRMGRLVTDLLNLARLESGHMRLYKEIVQLNSSIERMTLKFSQIAKENGVQLSFETTVDDWTATEIDEDRIEQVMTNLIDNAIRHTPKEGHVVVRVEQQKEYAKISINDNGVGISKEDLEFVFERFYKANKARTLGKGGTGLGLAIASNIIQAHEGEIYAESTVGQGTSFVFLLPLKDM; encoded by the coding sequence ATGAATAGAATATGGAATAGTGTTGTCGGGAAGCTATGGATTACGATCCTGCTTCTCGTTTCCTTTGTCCTTTTTATTGTGACCGTTCTGCTTTTGGAATTTCTAGGGAACTATCACAGTCAAACTGTGGAAGAAGCGCTTAATAGCGAAGCAAATATGATTGCGAATATTTTTAACGAGCATGAAGAAGTAGTAAATTCATTAGAAATTATTGGTGATATTATTGGTGCTGAGACAAATGCAGTTATCGCTGAAGAACCATATGAAAGTAGCTATTATATTCATGATGGATTAAATGGTGCAAAAACTCGAGAAGAAATATTAAATGAACCAGTGTTTCAGAAAGTGTTTGAATCAGACGAAACTGTGATGAAAGAAATGCTCTTGCCTTCATTAACAGATCAAAATCGTCTCGAATCCTATATTGTTTTGGCCAGCCCATTAAAGACAGGTGAAGAAGAGCACGGTGTTGTTTTTATTTATCAATCATTGGAAGTAATGGACCGCACGGCGGAACGAACGACCAATATTGTTTTCTTGTCCGCATTTATCGCATTGTTATTAACAACATTTTTTGCCTTCTTTTTATCTTCGCGAATCACATCTCCTTTACGGAAAATGCGTGAAGGTGCATTTGAATTAGCAAAAGGCAATTTTGATACGAAAGTTAAAGCAACTTCTAGTGATGAGATTGGTCAATTAGCTTCTGCATTTAACCAAATGGGTCGCCAATTAAAGCATCATGTAGAAGTAATCAACCAAGAGAAAGAGCAATTATCAAGCATCTTGACGTCAATGGCAGATGCAGTTATCACGTTCAATCAGGATAAAACCATCTTATTAAGTAATCCGCCAGCTGAAAAATTATTAAAGCAGTGGACAATTAAAAGTGGTTCGGCCGAAACGCAATCTTTGCCTGCTGAAATGCTTCATATGCTCGATCATGTTATTGGGTTGCAAGAAGAGATTGAAGAAGAATTGGAAATCGAAGGGGCTTATTACGCGATTAATTTTAGTCCATTGTATAGTGGGGAATCGATCCGTGGGGCTGTCGCCGTATTGCATAATATGACGGAGCAGCATCGTTTGGAGAAGCTTCGAGAAGATTTTATCGCTAATGTATCACACGAGTTACGAACTCCTATTGCTATGCTTCAAGGTTATAGTGAAGCAATTTTAGATGATGTCGGTGCAACTGAAGAAGAGCGTCGTGAAATGACGAAAATTATTTATGAAGAATCACAACGAATGGGCCGTTTAGTTACCGATTTATTAAATCTCGCACGTCTCGAATCAGGGCATATGCGACTTTATAAAGAAATTGTGCAATTAAATAGCTCTATTGAACGGATGACACTTAAGTTTTCTCAAATTGCGAAAGAAAATGGAGTTCAATTGTCTTTCGAAACGACTGTCGATGATTGGACAGCAACGGAAATTGATGAAGATCGCATTGAACAAGTAATGACGAACTTAATCGATAATGCGATTCGTCATACGCCTAAAGAAGGGCATGTGGTCGTTCGTGTCGAACAACAAAAAGAATACGCGAAGATTTCGATTAATGATAACGGTGTCGGCATATCAAAAGAAGATTTGGAATTTGTTTTTGAACGGTTTTATAAGGCGAATAAGGCAAGAACACTTGGAAAAGGTGGAACAGGTCTTGGTTTAGCGATAGCAAGCAACATTATCCAAGCTCACGAAGGTGAAATTTATGCAGAAAGTACTGTTGGACAAGGTACTTCTTTTGTTTTCTTATTGCCATTAAAAGACATGTAA